Proteins encoded within one genomic window of Chelatococcus sp. HY11:
- a CDS encoding aspartate aminotransferase family protein: MTETVAEAVARRRQYIAGGTMSINRAINPAKLFVRAKGAYLWDVEGNAYIDYHAGFAPYLFGHADKEIDDAVIAAIGSGASLIGAGTMPWEAEIAELLVEAVPGLDQIQLTSTGSEAVSYALRLARAATGRDTVVVMQGGYNGWSDYVSYNLMDAKDIVEDHQEGEEYPLRVTTAGVPKVIDKTVRVIEYNDLAAAEKVLARGDVAALILEPVLQNIGVVKPLPGYLEGLRVLCDRYGTVLIFDEVKTGFRHALGGYQAIAGVRPDLCTFGKAVANGYPLGVVGGRRDIMALCNDPDPSRRVIIAGTYNGHPVNVAAARASLRRLKSREAEVYGELERLGARMQAGIEAIFARRNYPTTFVRQGSAFALYFMDHAPRNWRDIALHNDNERDIAYRRAMIDAGIFHFPAATKQSSISLAHTDDDIDRTIAVTEKVVRTLG; the protein is encoded by the coding sequence ATGACTGAGACTGTGGCGGAAGCCGTGGCCAGACGACGCCAGTATATTGCCGGTGGTACCATGTCTATCAATCGCGCGATAAACCCGGCGAAGCTATTCGTACGCGCCAAGGGCGCCTACCTCTGGGATGTCGAGGGAAATGCGTATATCGACTATCATGCGGGTTTTGCGCCCTATCTGTTCGGGCACGCGGACAAAGAAATCGACGATGCCGTTATAGCGGCCATCGGCAGTGGCGCTTCGCTGATCGGTGCTGGTACCATGCCATGGGAAGCGGAAATCGCCGAATTGCTCGTCGAGGCCGTGCCCGGACTTGATCAGATCCAGCTGACCAGTACCGGATCGGAAGCTGTCTCCTATGCGTTGCGGCTCGCTCGCGCGGCGACCGGCCGTGACACCGTCGTGGTGATGCAGGGCGGCTATAACGGCTGGTCGGATTACGTCTCGTATAATCTTATGGATGCCAAGGATATAGTCGAGGATCACCAGGAAGGCGAAGAATATCCGTTGCGCGTAACGACCGCAGGCGTCCCGAAGGTCATCGACAAAACGGTTCGGGTGATCGAATACAACGATCTTGCCGCCGCGGAGAAGGTTCTCGCACGTGGTGATGTCGCCGCCCTCATCCTGGAGCCCGTTCTGCAGAACATCGGTGTGGTCAAGCCTCTGCCCGGCTATCTGGAAGGCTTGCGCGTGTTGTGCGACCGTTACGGCACAGTGCTGATCTTTGACGAGGTGAAGACCGGATTTCGTCATGCGTTGGGCGGCTACCAGGCGATAGCCGGCGTGCGCCCCGACCTTTGCACTTTCGGCAAGGCGGTCGCAAACGGATATCCGCTGGGGGTCGTCGGAGGCCGGCGCGATATCATGGCGCTTTGCAACGATCCCGACCCCAGCCGGCGTGTCATCATCGCCGGGACCTACAATGGCCATCCGGTCAACGTGGCGGCGGCTCGCGCCAGCCTTCGCCGTCTCAAGTCGCGCGAGGCGGAGGTATACGGTGAACTCGAACGGCTTGGCGCCAGAATGCAGGCGGGAATTGAAGCGATATTCGCGCGGCGCAACTATCCCACGACATTCGTGCGCCAGGGATCCGCGTTCGCTTTGTACTTTATGGATCATGCGCCACGCAACTGGCGTGATATAGCGCTTCACAACGATAACGAGCGCGATATTGCATATCGTCGTGCTATGATAGACGCAGGAATATTCCATTTTCCGGCGGCGACAAAGCAATCAAGTATTTCGCTTGCCCATACCGATGACGATATCGACCGCACGATCGCGGTCACAGAGAAAGTCGTCCGTACGTTGGGCTGA
- a CDS encoding LacI family DNA-binding transcriptional regulator — translation MQNRTAMARRDSVSRNPADEASSLVARPRRRSTLKDVARLAGVSPMTVSNVVNGTLRGYNEETRDRVLEAIERANYRPDIAARSLRTDRRMAVGMLVVQTGRRFLADPYITSLLDGLCAGLNQRGYSLVLQGLHVDELATASLVQQLQTDGLCVLMSGNFMASTAFRATLKAMRQPIVMFQQPQPDPDGDICSLRQDDFDGGRVVCEHLVQRGARHVVAVVPELDWPAMSARVAGARHFIEASGARTRMTVLTSTDESAAATQGAVEGFMASHARFDAIFAGNDQMAIATHRLLTRRQLRIPEDVMVAGFNGLDFIDYFGTRLTTVRSPAFELGQLGAYHMVKRIETGAFDSRAITLPTELMIGTTT, via the coding sequence ATGCAAAACCGGACAGCTATGGCCCGTCGTGACAGCGTGAGCAGGAACCCGGCCGACGAGGCCTCGTCTCTCGTGGCGCGGCCTCGGCGCCGGTCAACCCTCAAGGACGTGGCGCGCTTGGCAGGCGTTTCGCCAATGACCGTCTCTAATGTCGTCAATGGCACACTTCGGGGCTACAATGAAGAGACCCGCGACCGTGTGCTTGAAGCCATCGAGCGCGCGAATTATCGGCCGGACATTGCGGCTCGCTCGTTGCGAACGGATCGGCGGATGGCAGTCGGCATGCTCGTGGTCCAAACCGGACGCCGTTTTCTAGCGGACCCCTATATTACCAGTTTGCTGGACGGGCTGTGCGCCGGCCTCAACCAGCGCGGGTATTCCCTGGTCCTGCAGGGCCTGCATGTGGACGAACTGGCGACAGCCTCGCTCGTCCAGCAGCTGCAGACCGACGGCCTCTGCGTGCTCATGTCCGGCAACTTCATGGCGAGTACAGCGTTCCGGGCAACTCTAAAAGCCATGCGCCAGCCGATCGTCATGTTCCAGCAACCCCAACCCGATCCCGACGGCGACATCTGCTCGTTGCGGCAGGACGACTTTGACGGTGGCCGGGTAGTCTGTGAGCACCTGGTGCAACGCGGTGCCCGGCATGTCGTCGCGGTCGTACCGGAGCTGGACTGGCCCGCCATGTCGGCGCGTGTCGCCGGAGCGCGCCACTTCATCGAGGCGTCCGGCGCCCGTACCAGAATGACTGTGCTGACGTCGACCGACGAATCGGCCGCGGCCACCCAAGGCGCGGTTGAGGGCTTCATGGCCTCGCATGCGCGCTTCGACGCCATCTTCGCCGGCAATGACCAGATGGCGATCGCCACGCATCGCCTTTTGACACGTCGCCAGCTTCGCATTCCCGAGGACGTCATGGTGGCTGGGTTCAACGGCCTGGATTTCATCGACTATTTCGGCACCCGCCTGACGACCGTGCGCTCGCCAGCCTTCGAGCTTGGCCAGCTCGGCGCCTATCACATGGTCAAACGGATCGAAACCGGCGCCTTCGACAGCCGCGCGATCACCCTACCGACCGAACTCATGATAGGCACGACGACTTGA
- the uraD gene encoding 2-oxo-4-hydroxy-4-carboxy-5-ureidoimidazoline decarboxylase — protein sequence MPPPFPAIAAPNAQTFVSMFGDLFEHSPWVAARAWRPEGFPDAVSMIETMMQVVAAATAEEQLSLLRAHPELAGEAALAGALTPESEYEQASAGLDRLEPQEIEAVRRLNAAYRERHGFPFILCVRHYTKRDILSELERRTSRSTEREHHEALAQVACIAVERLEKRLQHIKQHDL from the coding sequence ATGCCACCACCATTCCCAGCGATTGCCGCGCCCAATGCGCAGACTTTCGTGTCCATGTTTGGCGACCTCTTTGAGCATTCGCCGTGGGTGGCGGCGCGCGCGTGGCGCCCGGAAGGCTTCCCCGATGCTGTCAGCATGATCGAGACAATGATGCAAGTCGTTGCAGCCGCGACCGCAGAGGAGCAACTCAGCCTGCTGCGTGCTCATCCCGAGCTCGCCGGCGAGGCAGCACTCGCGGGGGCATTGACGCCTGAATCCGAATACGAACAGGCAAGCGCCGGGCTGGACCGGCTGGAGCCCCAGGAGATCGAGGCCGTCCGCAGGCTGAACGCGGCCTATCGGGAACGACACGGATTTCCGTTCATCCTCTGCGTACGCCACTATACCAAACGAGACATCCTCTCTGAACTCGAGCGGCGCACGTCACGCAGCACCGAGCGTGAGCATCATGAGGCGCTTGCCCAGGTCGCGTGCATCGCCGTCGAGCGCCTGGAGAAGCGACTTCAGCATATCAAGCAGCACGACCTGTGA
- a CDS encoding TRAP transporter large permease encodes MISISVVVAGFIVMVALLFLGLHVATALFLTAVTAIGAYFDGVHLRMYGSQLWSSMEDYILLSIPLYILLGEILVRSGMTDKMYGALAPWLNRLPGSLLHTNIGASAIFSAVSGSSVSTAATITTVALPSFKKRSYDERLVLGSIAAGASLGNLIPPGIAFIIYASLTNTSVGQLYAAAMLPSLILTLLFMAVIAALCLARPELAGAKEPYVPFAERLRRLVDLAGPLVVFAIIMGSVYTGWATVTESAALAVVATMAMAVFQRRLTIRMLHEAFVATASLTAITMLILAVAFYLNYALGLLGITQTLSNWVGSLNADPLVLKWILAIFYLLLGVFFETLPMMVGTVPVLFPIVVAAGIDPVWFGVFIVLMCEMSLLSPPVGMTLYVIQTVRREGNIGTVFAGTIPFVGAMMVMTALLIHFPQMANWAIAALPRQ; translated from the coding sequence ATGATCTCCATAAGCGTCGTCGTCGCCGGCTTCATCGTCATGGTCGCCCTGCTGTTCCTGGGCCTCCATGTGGCGACCGCCCTTTTCCTCACCGCCGTCACCGCCATCGGCGCCTATTTCGATGGCGTGCATCTCAGAATGTACGGGAGCCAGCTTTGGAGCTCGATGGAGGATTATATCCTCCTGTCGATCCCGCTTTACATCCTTCTTGGCGAGATTCTGGTGCGCAGCGGGATGACCGACAAGATGTATGGCGCGCTGGCGCCCTGGCTCAATCGCCTGCCGGGAAGCTTGCTGCATACGAATATCGGCGCCTCCGCCATCTTCTCCGCGGTGTCGGGATCCTCCGTCTCGACCGCGGCCACGATCACCACCGTGGCCTTGCCCTCCTTCAAGAAGCGCAGCTATGACGAAAGGCTGGTGCTTGGGTCGATCGCCGCCGGCGCCTCGCTCGGCAATCTCATCCCGCCGGGTATCGCCTTCATCATTTACGCCTCGCTGACCAATACCTCGGTCGGACAGCTTTATGCGGCTGCCATGCTGCCGAGCCTCATCCTGACGCTGCTGTTCATGGCCGTCATCGCCGCACTCTGCCTGGCGAGGCCGGAACTCGCCGGGGCAAAGGAGCCTTACGTGCCCTTCGCGGAGCGCCTCAGGCGCCTCGTCGATCTCGCGGGTCCGCTGGTCGTCTTCGCGATCATCATGGGCTCAGTCTATACGGGCTGGGCGACGGTGACGGAATCGGCCGCGTTGGCCGTTGTCGCCACCATGGCGATGGCGGTATTCCAGAGGCGGCTCACCATTCGCATGTTGCATGAAGCCTTCGTCGCGACAGCGAGCCTGACAGCGATCACCATGTTGATCCTGGCGGTGGCGTTCTACCTGAACTACGCGCTCGGCCTCCTCGGGATTACGCAAACGCTCAGCAATTGGGTTGGGAGCCTGAATGCCGATCCGCTGGTGCTCAAGTGGATCCTCGCGATCTTCTATCTCCTCCTTGGTGTATTCTTCGAGACGTTGCCGATGATGGTCGGAACGGTGCCGGTGTTGTTTCCGATAGTCGTCGCTGCCGGGATCGATCCCGTCTGGTTCGGCGTCTTCATCGTGCTGATGTGCGAGATGTCGCTGTTGAGCCCGCCGGTGGGCATGACCCTCTACGTCATCCAGACTGTGCGGCGAGAGGGCAATATCGGTACCGTGTTCGCTGGCACGATCCCGTTCGTCGGCGCGATGATGGTGATGACCGCGCTGCTGATCCATTTTCCGCAGATGGCGAACTGGGCCATCGCCGCCCTGCCGCGCCAGTGA
- a CDS encoding TRAP transporter substrate-binding protein, with protein MNRFFRPLAVLALVASTPLASVQSASAETIRWLTQTQQQNAQYPVEIGVINALGSKGFTIQRNEFQVLGLNLADALRTASSGAFQVVTTQIGSVAKDDPFLEGVDLIGVSTDMGELRKAVDAYREPFNARLAERFGVKALAIWPFGPQVFFCNQPIKSLADLKGQKVRSFTASMSSLLTDLGATPVTLSFPEVYSALERGVASCGVTSPTSANTGKWPEVTNHLLPLSVSGSVQAHIVNLDWWNKLPADRRAALESEFKALEQGLWDLAVTTNDKALACSTGGECAPGLYMPYKMTLVTVSEADKGKIKQITTDKILGEWAGRCASTFPDCAKVWNGSIGAALGLKIAGK; from the coding sequence ATGAACCGCTTCTTTCGTCCGCTCGCTGTTCTCGCGCTCGTGGCATCGACGCCATTGGCGTCCGTCCAGTCCGCCAGCGCCGAGACCATCCGCTGGCTGACCCAGACGCAACAGCAGAATGCCCAGTATCCGGTTGAGATTGGCGTCATCAATGCGCTAGGGTCGAAAGGCTTCACGATCCAGCGCAACGAATTCCAGGTGCTTGGGCTGAACCTCGCGGATGCGTTGCGCACGGCGAGTTCCGGCGCCTTTCAGGTGGTGACGACCCAGATCGGAAGCGTAGCCAAGGATGACCCGTTTCTCGAGGGCGTCGACCTCATCGGCGTCTCGACTGACATGGGCGAATTGCGCAAGGCCGTCGATGCCTACCGCGAGCCGTTCAATGCCCGGCTCGCGGAGCGCTTTGGCGTGAAGGCGTTGGCGATCTGGCCGTTCGGCCCGCAGGTGTTCTTCTGCAACCAGCCCATCAAGAGTCTCGCTGACCTCAAGGGGCAGAAGGTGCGTTCGTTTACCGCGTCCATGTCGAGCTTGCTGACCGATCTGGGCGCAACCCCGGTCACGCTGAGTTTCCCGGAGGTCTATTCCGCGCTTGAGCGCGGCGTCGCGTCCTGCGGCGTGACATCGCCGACATCGGCTAACACGGGCAAGTGGCCTGAGGTGACAAATCATCTGCTGCCGCTCTCGGTATCCGGTTCCGTGCAAGCCCACATCGTGAACCTTGACTGGTGGAACAAGCTCCCGGCCGATCGTCGCGCCGCGCTTGAAAGTGAATTCAAGGCCCTTGAGCAGGGGCTCTGGGATCTGGCCGTCACCACCAACGACAAGGCGCTGGCCTGCAGCACGGGCGGCGAATGCGCGCCTGGGCTCTACATGCCCTACAAGATGACGCTTGTCACAGTTTCCGAGGCGGACAAGGGGAAGATCAAGCAGATCACGACGGACAAGATTCTCGGCGAGTGGGCCGGCCGCTGCGCATCGACTTTCCCCGACTGCGCCAAGGTCTGGAACGGCTCGATCGGCGCTGCCCTCGGCCTGAAGATTGCAGGCAAATAA
- a CDS encoding TRAP transporter small permease produces the protein MTRSDDGTSPGAPLEHNPLALYCERPVRWMQIAMGWCLVGLCLATTYEIIGRRLFGASLQGVNEIGAYLLAIASTWGFSAALLQRAHARVDFLFQYFPRPVQTLLNLIAAISLSALAIFSAWQGWGVLSDTLRWQAHAATPLQTPLWIPQSLWLAGLVVFAGLATACAAHAAILIVKDPARLDLYYGPPSLKEQIEIETQGTLPAEEARAF, from the coding sequence ATGACACGTTCTGATGATGGCACCTCACCCGGGGCGCCGCTGGAGCACAATCCCCTGGCGCTGTATTGCGAGCGGCCTGTTCGCTGGATGCAGATCGCCATGGGATGGTGCCTGGTCGGCCTCTGTCTCGCGACCACCTATGAGATCATCGGGCGGCGGCTGTTCGGCGCGTCGCTGCAGGGGGTCAACGAAATCGGCGCCTATCTGCTTGCGATTGCCAGCACATGGGGATTCTCGGCGGCGCTCCTGCAGAGAGCTCACGCGCGAGTCGATTTCCTGTTCCAGTATTTCCCGCGGCCGGTGCAGACGCTACTCAATCTCATCGCCGCAATCTCGCTGTCGGCCCTTGCCATCTTCTCAGCCTGGCAGGGTTGGGGCGTGCTCTCGGACACGCTGCGGTGGCAGGCGCATGCGGCGACGCCCCTGCAGACGCCCCTGTGGATCCCGCAGTCCCTGTGGCTGGCGGGCCTCGTCGTGTTCGCCGGACTGGCGACCGCCTGCGCCGCGCACGCCGCCATCCTCATCGTCAAGGATCCTGCCAGGCTCGATCTCTACTACGGACCCCCTTCGCTGAAGGAACAGATCGAGATCGAGACCCAGGGCACGCTGCCGGCTGAAGAGGCGAGGGCGTTCTGA